One genomic region from Streptomyces sp. NBC_01304 encodes:
- a CDS encoding LCP family protein — translation MRPSAGRRRRRPAKPRWAMRVATAFSVVVLASAGIGHAVVTSLDTGIARVDPFKDMKNRPSPGDGGMNVLLVGTDGRDKITEEERRKYRLGGAPCHCTDTIMIVHISEDRDRASVVSLPRDSYAEAPAHTDMNSGEKHHMHPIKINAAYAEGGPNLTVRTIEHMTKVKIDHYLEVDFSSFMKTVDVLGGVEICTIRPMKDSYTGLDLSAGTHRLNGGEALQYVRSRHIDGAADLGRMQRQQRFLAAIIAKATSSGVLLNPVKFRNVTKTVLGSVRADKSFGMDDMLDLGRAMRSFTPASSEFTSVPIGKMGHVVPGIGSTLKWDKDKSEKLFKALREDRPLAPYRVRRAKATPVDVAPQQIRVQVENGTRVSGLGKKVDRALRSTGFRTTRQPIAASKLGVRRTVVTYDPRWDRSAKSLATALPGCEMKKVKGQGALLKVIAGSDFDGVRRVRADDPYQGEFGVVTGDQVVCG, via the coding sequence ATGCGGCCCTCGGCCGGACGGCGCAGGCGACGCCCGGCGAAGCCCCGGTGGGCCATGCGGGTGGCGACGGCCTTCTCGGTGGTGGTCCTCGCCTCGGCCGGGATCGGGCATGCGGTGGTGACGAGCCTGGACACCGGGATCGCCCGGGTCGACCCCTTCAAGGACATGAAGAATCGTCCCAGCCCGGGCGACGGCGGCATGAACGTCCTGCTTGTCGGCACGGACGGCCGCGACAAGATCACCGAGGAGGAGCGCCGCAAGTACCGGCTCGGCGGCGCCCCCTGCCACTGCACCGACACGATCATGATCGTGCACATCTCGGAGGACCGGGACCGCGCGAGCGTGGTGAGCCTGCCCCGCGACTCCTACGCGGAGGCGCCCGCGCACACCGACATGAACTCCGGCGAGAAGCACCACATGCACCCGATCAAGATCAACGCGGCGTATGCGGAGGGCGGGCCGAACCTCACGGTCCGCACGATCGAGCACATGACGAAGGTGAAGATCGACCACTATCTGGAGGTCGATTTCAGCAGCTTCATGAAGACGGTGGACGTGCTCGGCGGGGTGGAGATCTGCACGATCCGGCCCATGAAGGACTCGTACACCGGACTCGATCTCTCGGCGGGCACCCACAGGCTGAACGGCGGCGAGGCCCTGCAGTACGTGCGCTCCCGGCACATCGACGGGGCGGCGGACCTGGGCCGGATGCAGCGCCAGCAGCGCTTCCTGGCCGCGATCATCGCGAAGGCGACGTCGTCCGGGGTGCTGCTCAACCCGGTCAAGTTCCGCAACGTGACCAAGACGGTCCTCGGGTCGGTACGCGCCGACAAGAGCTTCGGCATGGACGACATGCTCGACCTGGGGCGGGCGATGCGCAGCTTCACTCCGGCGTCGTCGGAGTTCACGTCGGTGCCGATCGGGAAGATGGGGCACGTCGTGCCCGGGATCGGGTCGACCCTGAAGTGGGACAAGGACAAGTCCGAGAAGCTCTTCAAGGCCCTGCGCGAGGACCGGCCGCTGGCGCCCTACCGGGTGCGGCGGGCCAAGGCGACTCCGGTGGACGTCGCTCCGCAGCAGATTCGGGTGCAGGTGGAGAACGGGACGCGGGTGTCGGGGCTGGGCAAGAAGGTGGACCGCGCCCTGCGCTCGACCGGGTTCCGGACCACTCGGCAGCCGATTGCCGCGTCCAAGTTGGGGGTGCGGCGGACCGTGGTGACGTATGACCCTCGGTGGGATCGGTCGGCGAAGTCGTTGGCGACTGCGTTGCCGGGGTGCGAGATGAAGAAGGTGAAGGGGCAGGGGGCCCTTTTGAAGGTGATCGCAGGGTCGGACTTCGACGGGGTGCGGCGGGTGCGGGCCGATGATCCGTATCAGGGCGAGTTCGGGGTCGTGACCGGGGATCAGGTGGTGTGCGGCTGA
- a CDS encoding LCP family protein has protein sequence MRQGSVRGQGARSRDRRAQDLGWDESLYEEGDRREGEGGADSPPPGERSHRRGGPRTQRRGRRILRWVAIVFAVLILGTAGAGYLYYQHLNNNIRTTPLPEEGRAPSATPNAAGQTPLNILLIGSDARDTKENQKLGGAKDTFNGPPLADVQMLLHLSADRTNMSVVSMPRDTLVDIPKCTDPKTEHVYAASTRPTMTNQSLMRGGAGCTVLTWEKLTGIRIDHFMMVDFSGVVSMADAVGGVPVCVDANILSRGKNGRGGSGLKLEEGTTDIQGKQALQWLRTRYGFEDNTDIGRTKAQNMYMNALARKVRSDAKLSNPNKLRRLAEEATDALQVDDGLDTVKKLYDLSNELKKIPPKRITMVRMPWQWAVSDRNRVEPKPGEAANLFRMVREDIALDGKDAKKTLDEKTSNDPAADPAETGVAVQNGTGTATEQAVPGRASTVAQLLVAKGYKRAASDQENTPVEERTLIRFPSAELEGDAQKLAKSLGLPVSSVKESKEVSGVTLVVGHDWRTGELPPKPPKEENKTPASATAINGADKKACMHVNPNYTW, from the coding sequence ATGAGGCAAGGCAGTGTGCGCGGACAGGGGGCGCGTTCGCGCGACCGGCGCGCTCAGGATCTCGGCTGGGACGAGAGTCTCTACGAGGAGGGCGACAGACGGGAGGGCGAGGGCGGTGCGGACTCGCCCCCACCGGGTGAGCGCAGTCATCGGCGCGGCGGCCCCAGAACGCAGCGTCGCGGGCGCCGGATACTTCGCTGGGTGGCGATCGTCTTCGCGGTACTGATACTCGGGACGGCCGGCGCCGGTTACCTCTATTACCAGCACCTGAACAACAACATCAGGACCACCCCGCTGCCCGAGGAGGGCCGCGCTCCCTCGGCCACCCCCAATGCGGCCGGGCAGACCCCGCTGAACATCCTGCTGATCGGTTCCGATGCCCGGGACACCAAGGAGAACCAGAAGCTCGGCGGCGCCAAGGACACCTTCAACGGGCCCCCGCTCGCCGATGTCCAGATGCTGCTCCACCTCTCCGCGGACCGGACCAACATGTCCGTCGTCAGCATGCCGCGCGACACCCTGGTCGACATTCCCAAGTGCACGGATCCCAAGACCGAGCACGTCTATGCGGCCAGCACCCGCCCCACCATGACCAATCAGTCCCTCATGCGTGGTGGAGCCGGCTGCACCGTGCTGACCTGGGAGAAGCTGACCGGGATTCGTATCGACCACTTCATGATGGTCGACTTCTCCGGCGTGGTCTCGATGGCCGACGCGGTGGGCGGCGTCCCCGTCTGTGTGGACGCCAACATCCTGTCCCGTGGCAAGAACGGCCGTGGTGGCTCGGGCCTCAAGCTGGAGGAGGGCACCACCGACATCCAGGGCAAGCAGGCGCTGCAGTGGCTGCGTACCCGTTACGGCTTCGAGGACAACACCGACATCGGCCGCACCAAGGCCCAGAACATGTACATGAACGCGCTGGCCAGAAAGGTCCGTTCGGACGCCAAGCTGAGCAACCCGAACAAGCTGCGCCGCCTCGCCGAAGAGGCCACCGACGCGCTCCAGGTGGACGACGGCCTCGACACGGTCAAGAAGCTCTACGACCTGTCCAACGAGCTCAAGAAGATCCCGCCCAAGCGCATCACCATGGTCCGGATGCCGTGGCAGTGGGCCGTCTCCGACCGCAACCGGGTGGAGCCCAAGCCCGGCGAGGCCGCCAACCTCTTCCGCATGGTCCGTGAGGACATCGCCCTCGACGGCAAGGACGCCAAGAAGACGCTCGACGAGAAGACCTCCAACGACCCGGCTGCCGATCCCGCCGAGACCGGCGTCGCGGTGCAGAACGGCACCGGTACGGCCACCGAACAGGCCGTCCCCGGCCGCGCCAGCACGGTGGCCCAGCTACTCGTCGCCAAGGGTTACAAGCGGGCGGCCTCGGACCAGGAGAACACCCCGGTCGAGGAACGTACACTGATCCGCTTTCCCAGCGCCGAACTGGAGGGCGACGCCCAGAAGCTCGCCAAGTCCCTGGGTCTGCCGGTGAGTTCGGTCAAGGAGTCCAAGGAAGTCTCCGGGGTCACCCTGGTGGTCGGCCACGACTGGCGCACCGGCGAGCTGCCGCCGAAGCCCCCGAAGGAAGAGAACAAGACTCCCGCCTCCGCGACGGCCATCAATGGCGCGGACAAGAAGGCATGCATGCACGTGAACCCCAACTACACCTGGTAA
- a CDS encoding glycosyltransferase family 2 protein, translating into MSDNTQRDTQSPDVQPPAVSVIMPVLNEERHLRGAIHAILQQEYAGEMEVVIALGPSTDRTDEIAAELVAETASNKNARVHTVPNPTGRTPAALNAAIKASSHPIVVRVDGHGMLSPNYIATAVRLLGETGAQNVGGIMHAEGENDWEHAVAAAMTSKIGVGNAAFHTGGQAGPAETVYLGVFRREALEQQGGYNEEFIRAQDWELNFRIREAGGAIWFSPELKVSYRPRPSVKALAKQYKDYGRWRHVVARYHEGSINLRYLAPPTAVCAIVAGVVVGAVVSPLGFVIPAGYVAAIAAGSVPAGKGLPLKARLQIPVALATMHMSWGYGFLTSPRSLAKKVIASRRPAVLSEA; encoded by the coding sequence ATGAGCGACAACACCCAGAGGGACACCCAGTCTCCCGACGTGCAGCCCCCGGCCGTATCCGTGATCATGCCCGTCCTCAATGAGGAACGGCATCTGCGCGGAGCCATCCACGCGATCCTGCAGCAGGAGTACGCGGGCGAGATGGAGGTGGTGATCGCGCTCGGCCCGTCCACGGACCGGACCGATGAGATCGCGGCCGAGCTCGTGGCGGAGACCGCATCCAATAAGAACGCGCGCGTGCACACGGTCCCCAATCCCACGGGACGTACGCCCGCCGCCCTGAACGCCGCGATCAAGGCCTCCAGCCACCCGATCGTCGTACGCGTGGACGGCCACGGCATGCTCTCGCCGAACTACATCGCCACCGCGGTCCGCCTCCTCGGCGAGACCGGCGCGCAGAACGTCGGCGGGATCATGCACGCCGAGGGCGAGAACGACTGGGAGCACGCGGTCGCCGCCGCGATGACGTCGAAGATCGGCGTCGGGAACGCCGCCTTCCACACCGGCGGCCAGGCCGGCCCGGCGGAAACCGTGTATCTGGGTGTCTTCCGGCGCGAGGCGCTGGAGCAGCAGGGCGGGTACAACGAGGAGTTCATCCGCGCCCAGGACTGGGAGCTGAACTTCCGGATCAGGGAAGCGGGCGGGGCCATCTGGTTCTCGCCGGAGCTCAAGGTCTCGTACCGCCCGCGGCCCTCCGTCAAGGCGCTCGCCAAGCAGTACAAGGACTACGGCCGCTGGCGCCACGTCGTCGCCCGCTACCACGAGGGCTCGATCAACCTGCGCTACCTCGCCCCGCCGACCGCCGTGTGCGCGATCGTGGCGGGCGTCGTGGTGGGCGCGGTGGTCAGCCCGCTCGGCTTCGTCATTCCCGCCGGGTACGTCGCCGCCATCGCCGCCGGGTCCGTCCCGGCCGGCAAGGGGCTGCCGCTGAAGGCGCGGCTGCAGATCCCGGTGGCGCTCGCGACCATGCACATGTCGTGGGGGTACGGCTTCCTGACCAGCCCGCGCTCGCTGGCCAAGAAGGTCATCGCCTCGCGCCGCCCGGCGGTCCTCAGCGAGGCCTGA
- a CDS encoding UDP-glucose dehydrogenase family protein: MAPKITVIGTGYLGATHAAAMAELGFEVLGLDVVTEKVEMLSQGRVPMYEPGLEELLAQHVAGIEGSSGRLRFTTSWEEIGAFGDVHFVCVNTPQRHGEYACDMSYVDSAFASLAPVVREGALVVGKSTVPVGSAARLAQVLPEGVELAWNPEFLREGFAVNDTLHPDRIVVGVESERAEKQLREVYATPLSEGSPFVVTDFPTAELVKTSANSFLATKISFINAMAEVCEAAGGDVVKLAEAIGYDERIGSKFLRAGIGFGGGCLPKDIRAFMARAGELGADQALTFLREVDSINMRRRGHMVELAREAVGGDSFLGKRVAVLGATFKPDSDDVRDSPALNVAGQIHLQGGQVTVYDPKGMANARKLFPTLGYADSALGAVRGADVVLHLTEWREFRELDPVALGAVVSERLILDGRNALDPVKWREAGWTYRAMGRPAA, translated from the coding sequence ATGGCCCCCAAGATCACAGTGATCGGCACCGGCTACCTCGGCGCCACCCACGCCGCGGCCATGGCGGAGCTCGGCTTCGAGGTGCTCGGCCTCGATGTCGTGACCGAGAAGGTCGAGATGCTCTCGCAGGGCCGGGTGCCCATGTACGAGCCCGGCCTGGAGGAGCTGCTCGCCCAGCACGTCGCGGGCATCGAAGGGTCCAGCGGGCGGCTGCGCTTCACCACCTCGTGGGAAGAGATCGGCGCGTTCGGCGACGTCCACTTCGTCTGCGTGAACACCCCGCAGCGGCACGGCGAGTACGCGTGCGACATGTCGTACGTCGACTCCGCCTTCGCCTCGCTCGCGCCCGTGGTCCGCGAGGGTGCGCTGGTCGTCGGCAAGTCGACGGTGCCGGTCGGCTCGGCCGCGCGGCTCGCCCAGGTCCTTCCGGAGGGCGTGGAGCTGGCCTGGAACCCGGAGTTCCTGCGCGAGGGCTTCGCCGTCAACGACACCCTGCACCCGGACCGGATCGTGGTCGGCGTGGAGAGCGAGCGGGCCGAGAAGCAGCTGCGTGAGGTGTACGCGACGCCGCTCTCGGAGGGCTCGCCCTTCGTGGTCACGGACTTCCCGACCGCCGAGCTGGTGAAGACCTCCGCGAACTCGTTCCTCGCGACGAAGATCTCGTTCATCAACGCCATGGCCGAGGTCTGTGAGGCCGCCGGCGGCGACGTGGTGAAGCTGGCGGAGGCCATCGGCTACGACGAGCGCATCGGGTCGAAGTTCCTGCGGGCCGGGATCGGGTTCGGCGGCGGGTGTCTGCCCAAGGACATCCGAGCCTTCATGGCGCGCGCCGGTGAGCTGGGCGCGGACCAGGCGCTGACCTTCCTGCGTGAGGTCGACTCGATCAACATGCGGCGTCGGGGGCACATGGTCGAGCTCGCGCGGGAGGCCGTGGGGGGTGACTCGTTCCTGGGGAAGCGGGTTGCCGTGCTGGGCGCCACGTTCAAGCCCGACTCGGATGACGTCCGGGATTCGCCTGCGCTGAACGTCGCCGGGCAGATCCATCTGCAGGGTGGGCAGGTCACTGTGTACGACCCCAAGGGCATGGCCAATGCCCGGAAGCTCTTCCCGACGCTTGGGTATGCGGATTCCGCGCTCGGGGCCGTGCGGGGGGCCGATGTGGTGCTGCACCTCACGGAGTGGCGGGAGTTTCGGGAGCTTGATCCCGTTGCGCTCGGGGCGGTCGTTTCCGAGCGGCTCATTCTCGATGGGCGCAACGCCCTCGACCCCGTCAAGTGGCGTGAGGCGGGCTGGACTTATCGGGCGATGGGGCGTCCTGCCGCCTAG
- a CDS encoding CGNR zinc finger domain-containing protein — translation MNDRASAPGELALIEALMNTLDVETGADQLDSAEGRAPFALTAGETEPAKELRESLRAACLAHAGHAPHRQVRPLTDLLAEAPLLVTVDETGVAQLHPAKPSLTSRIATAIALSPTTWPRLKACEAPHCHWAYYDRSPAGRSRWCSMQVCGARAKMRAYRARKG, via the coding sequence ATGAATGACAGAGCGTCCGCACCGGGGGAACTGGCTCTCATCGAGGCCCTGATGAACACCCTGGACGTGGAGACGGGCGCCGATCAGCTGGACTCGGCCGAGGGCCGGGCGCCCTTCGCCCTGACGGCGGGGGAGACGGAGCCGGCCAAGGAGCTCCGCGAGTCGCTGCGCGCGGCCTGCCTGGCCCACGCGGGCCACGCCCCGCACCGGCAGGTCCGCCCCCTGACGGACCTCCTCGCCGAGGCCCCGCTACTGGTCACGGTCGACGAGACGGGCGTAGCCCAACTACACCCGGCCAAGCCCTCGTTGACGTCCCGCATCGCCACGGCCATCGCCCTGTCCCCGACCACCTGGCCCCGCCTCAAGGCCTGCGAGGCCCCGCACTGCCACTGGGCGTACTACGACCGCAGCCCGGCGGGCCGCAGCCGCTGGTGCTCGATGCAGGTGTGCGGGGCACGCGCGAAGATGCGGGCTTACCGGGCCCGCAAGGGCTGA
- a CDS encoding acyl-CoA dehydrogenase: protein MAGTADFDLYRPAEEHDMLRDAIRSLAEAKIAPFAAVVDEDARFPQEALDALTANDLHAVHVPEEYGGAGADALATVIVIEEVARVCASSSLIPAVNKLGSLPVILSGSEDLKKKYMTPLAKGDGMFSYCLSEPDAGSDAAGMKTRAVRDGDFWVLNGVKRWITNAGVSEYYTVMAVTDPTKRSKGISAFVVEKSDEGVSFGAPEKKLGIKGSPTREVYLDNVRIPADRMIGEEGTGFATAMKTLDHTRITIAAQALGIAQGALDYAKGYVQERKQFGKPIGDFQGVQFMLADMAMKIEAARQLTYAAAAKSQRGDADLTFQGAAAKCFASDVAMEVTTDAVQLLGGYGYTRDYPVERMMRDAKITQIYEGTNQVQRIVMARNLP, encoded by the coding sequence TTGGCGGGAACCGCTGATTTCGACCTGTACCGCCCGGCCGAGGAGCACGACATGCTCCGGGACGCGATCCGCTCGCTCGCCGAGGCGAAGATCGCGCCCTTCGCGGCCGTGGTGGACGAGGACGCCCGCTTCCCGCAGGAGGCGCTGGACGCGCTGACCGCGAACGACCTGCACGCCGTGCACGTGCCGGAGGAGTACGGCGGCGCGGGCGCCGACGCGCTCGCCACGGTCATCGTGATCGAGGAGGTGGCCCGCGTCTGCGCCTCGTCCTCCCTCATCCCGGCCGTGAACAAGCTGGGCTCGCTCCCGGTGATCCTCTCCGGCTCCGAGGACCTGAAGAAGAAGTACATGACCCCGCTGGCCAAGGGCGACGGCATGTTCTCGTACTGCCTCTCCGAGCCGGACGCGGGCTCGGACGCGGCGGGCATGAAGACCCGCGCGGTCCGCGACGGCGACTTCTGGGTGCTGAACGGCGTGAAGCGCTGGATCACCAACGCCGGCGTATCGGAGTACTACACGGTGATGGCCGTGACCGACCCGACCAAGCGCTCCAAGGGCATCTCGGCCTTCGTCGTCGAGAAGTCGGACGAGGGCGTCTCCTTCGGCGCTCCGGAGAAGAAGCTCGGCATCAAGGGCTCCCCGACCCGCGAGGTCTACCTCGACAACGTCCGCATCCCCGCCGACCGCATGATCGGCGAGGAGGGCACCGGCTTCGCCACGGCGATGAAGACCCTGGACCACACCCGCATCACCATCGCGGCCCAGGCGCTCGGCATCGCCCAGGGCGCCCTCGACTACGCCAAGGGCTACGTCCAGGAGCGCAAGCAGTTCGGCAAGCCGATCGGCGACTTCCAGGGCGTGCAGTTCATGCTCGCGGACATGGCCATGAAGATCGAGGCCGCCCGCCAGCTGACGTACGCGGCGGCCGCGAAGTCGCAGCGCGGCGACGCGGACCTCACCTTCCAGGGGGCCGCGGCGAAGTGCTTCGCGTCCGACGTCGCGATGGAGGTCACCACGGACGCGGTCCAGCTCCTCGGTGGGTACGGCTACACCCGTGACTACCCGGTCGAGCGCATGATGCGCGACGCCAAGATCACCCAGATCTATGAGGGCACGAATCAGGTCCAGCGGATCGTGATGGCGCGGAATCTGCCGTAG
- a CDS encoding LCP family protein, with protein sequence MDAQGRGRAENIDPADQWVLNPQTGDYELRLNPSAGQGQSGIPGPRRTGRGSRSTSGAGRRPGGTTEGGWPSVDSPRRRGPAPDRDGPGRDGRDLPGQRRRRQPDEDLAPGRGRRRPKQRPSRGKKIAKWTGGILAFLLVGTGVAGALYWKHLNDNITGIDDDGAGTGGFSKDRAINILLIGTDKRTGKGNEGYGDAGSSGHADTTILLHVSKDRTNSTALSIPRDMITDIPSCPTKQEDGSTKDIPGTNKTRFNESLGQFGRTPSCTMRTVTKITGIKIDHFMMADFNAVKTLSSAVGGVPICLAKDINDPKSHLNLKKGKHTVEGDDALAFVRTRHAVGFGGDLDRIKLQQQFLSSLMRQMKSNDTLSSPGKMMDLAEAATKALTVDSHIDDLNKLKDLGGELNKADLENISFTTVPVVDNTDHATVLLNKSLADPLFAMMQQDVSLTETKKKAKAAEAARLKGSKSDASEVRVNLYNGSDTQGAAGTTLTWLQNDQGVLKASQLGNADKKQAKTTLEYSPDQADQARRLADIMGLPGSALKPGKSEKNDQGLPAMVLILGADFKGAGTPISAPSKAPDGVNKVGADKAVCAK encoded by the coding sequence GTGGACGCGCAAGGCCGTGGGCGGGCGGAGAACATCGATCCCGCAGACCAGTGGGTACTCAACCCGCAGACCGGCGACTACGAACTGCGACTGAACCCCTCCGCAGGGCAAGGGCAGTCGGGCATTCCGGGCCCCCGCAGAACCGGCAGAGGCAGCCGGAGCACCTCGGGTGCCGGCCGCCGGCCGGGCGGGACCACCGAGGGCGGTTGGCCCTCGGTCGACTCGCCGCGCCGCCGCGGGCCCGCCCCCGACCGGGACGGACCGGGCCGTGACGGCCGCGATCTGCCGGGCCAGCGCAGGCGCCGCCAGCCGGACGAGGACCTCGCCCCGGGGCGCGGCCGGCGCCGGCCGAAGCAGCGGCCGTCGAGGGGCAAGAAGATCGCCAAGTGGACCGGTGGAATCCTGGCGTTCCTCCTGGTCGGCACGGGCGTGGCCGGAGCCCTCTACTGGAAGCACCTCAACGACAACATCACCGGCATAGACGACGACGGCGCGGGCACCGGCGGGTTCAGCAAGGACCGGGCCATCAACATCCTGCTGATCGGCACGGACAAGCGCACCGGCAAGGGCAACGAGGGCTACGGCGACGCCGGGAGCTCCGGGCACGCCGACACCACGATCCTGCTGCACGTTTCCAAGGACCGGACGAACTCCACCGCGCTGAGCATTCCGCGCGACATGATCACGGACATCCCCTCCTGCCCGACCAAGCAGGAGGACGGCTCCACCAAGGACATTCCGGGCACCAACAAGACCCGGTTCAACGAGAGCCTCGGCCAGTTCGGCCGCACGCCGAGCTGCACCATGCGGACCGTCACCAAGATCACCGGCATCAAGATCGACCACTTCATGATGGCCGACTTCAACGCGGTGAAGACCTTGTCTTCGGCAGTCGGCGGGGTGCCGATCTGCCTGGCCAAGGACATCAACGACCCCAAGTCGCACCTGAATCTGAAGAAGGGCAAGCACACCGTCGAGGGCGACGACGCACTCGCCTTCGTACGGACCCGGCATGCCGTCGGCTTCGGCGGTGACCTGGACCGGATCAAGCTCCAGCAGCAGTTCCTGAGTTCGCTGATGCGGCAGATGAAGTCGAACGACACGCTCTCCAGCCCGGGCAAGATGATGGACCTGGCGGAGGCCGCGACCAAGGCGCTGACGGTCGACAGTCACATAGACGATCTGAACAAGCTCAAGGACCTCGGCGGGGAACTGAACAAGGCCGACCTGGAGAACATCAGCTTCACCACGGTGCCGGTCGTAGACAACACCGACCACGCCACCGTCCTGCTCAACAAGTCGCTGGCGGACCCGTTGTTCGCGATGATGCAGCAGGACGTCTCCCTCACCGAGACGAAGAAGAAGGCCAAGGCGGCGGAAGCGGCCAGGCTCAAGGGGTCCAAGTCGGACGCGTCCGAGGTGCGGGTCAACCTCTACAACGGCAGCGACACGCAGGGCGCCGCCGGTACGACGCTGACCTGGCTGCAGAACGACCAAGGCGTGCTCAAGGCGAGCCAGTTGGGCAACGCCGACAAGAAGCAGGCGAAGACGACGCTCGAGTACTCGCCCGATCAGGCCGATCAGGCACGCAGGCTCGCGGACATCATGGGGCTGCCCGGCTCCGCACTGAAGCCGGGCAAGAGCGAGAAGAACGATCAGGGGCTGCCCGCGATGGTCCTGATCCTGGGGGCCGACTTCAAGGGTGCGGGGACACCCATCTCCGCTCCGTCGAAGGCGCCGGACGGGGTCAACAAGGTCGGAGCAGACAAGGCCGTCTGCGCCAAGTGA
- a CDS encoding DUF397 domain-containing protein translates to MNWQKSSFSGGGEGNTCVELANLDRAIHLRESDSPTTELTTTPETLAQLLRALKTP, encoded by the coding sequence ATGAACTGGCAGAAGTCGTCCTTCTCCGGCGGCGGCGAGGGCAACACCTGCGTGGAGCTCGCGAACCTCGACCGAGCCATCCACCTCCGCGAAAGCGACTCCCCCACAACGGAGTTGACCACCACCCCGGAGACCCTCGCCCAACTCCTCCGCGCCCTCAAAACGCCATAG
- a CDS encoding helix-turn-helix domain-containing protein, whose product MAPRSHPTARQVRLGAELRRLREASGLKAREVAAFLNSTSAQMSQMEAGIASVSAERIRRLAAHYGCTDGQLIDALAGMAGERTRGWWDEYRGVLPQVNLDVAEAEHHATFLHEVVITDIPGLLQTPDYAKAVFRYMRPELPESELAPRVEHRMRRRTVIEDPHPTPYTTLIHEFALRIRVADRQVSRAQLRQILNQIEQGHVGVRVIPTDQDGFAGAGASMMHIGGPVPRLETGLRDAPTGTAFMDAEPQLEHLRTLFRKVESASLDLVASRDFIHRLTKEL is encoded by the coding sequence ATGGCACCGAGGAGCCATCCCACCGCACGGCAGGTGCGCCTGGGCGCGGAGTTGCGCAGGCTGCGAGAGGCGTCGGGGCTAAAGGCTCGCGAGGTAGCAGCGTTCCTGAACTCGACCTCAGCCCAGATGAGCCAGATGGAAGCAGGAATCGCCAGCGTCAGCGCGGAGCGCATCCGTCGCCTCGCGGCCCACTATGGCTGCACCGATGGGCAGTTGATCGACGCACTGGCGGGCATGGCGGGCGAGCGCACGCGCGGATGGTGGGACGAATATCGAGGGGTCCTCCCCCAGGTGAACCTGGACGTGGCCGAAGCGGAGCACCACGCCACGTTCCTGCACGAGGTCGTCATCACCGACATCCCCGGGCTTCTCCAGACGCCGGATTACGCCAAGGCAGTGTTCAGGTACATGCGTCCCGAGCTCCCCGAGAGCGAGCTCGCCCCCCGGGTAGAGCACCGGATGCGACGGCGAACCGTCATCGAAGACCCGCACCCAACCCCGTACACGACACTGATCCACGAGTTCGCTCTGCGCATCCGTGTAGCCGACCGCCAGGTCTCACGCGCTCAACTCCGACAGATCCTGAACCAGATCGAGCAAGGGCACGTCGGCGTGCGCGTCATCCCCACCGACCAGGATGGATTTGCCGGCGCCGGAGCCTCGATGATGCACATAGGAGGACCGGTCCCCCGGCTGGAAACCGGACTCCGCGATGCCCCCACGGGAACCGCCTTCATGGATGCGGAACCCCAACTGGAGCATCTTCGAACGCTCTTCCGTAAGGTGGAGAGTGCGTCGCTGGACCTCGTGGCGTCGCGGGACTTCATCCACCGCTTGACGAAAGAGCTGTGA
- a CDS encoding ATP-binding protein — protein sequence MPQDVAPGDPEEPWEYTLCIPHTPRAVTVCRHTLRHVLALHGLPHLADLAELLASELIGNAVRHTKGPAALRLRWAGGVLRVGAWDADRTPPAPPLGLAADDAEEGRGLNLVRACAGNWGWHPLTSHGDHGKYVWCELGAA from the coding sequence ATGCCGCAAGACGTAGCCCCAGGGGACCCCGAAGAACCCTGGGAGTACACCCTGTGCATCCCGCACACGCCACGCGCGGTGACGGTCTGCCGCCACACCTTGCGCCACGTCCTGGCCCTGCACGGTTTGCCTCACTTGGCCGACCTCGCGGAGCTCCTCGCGTCGGAGCTGATCGGCAACGCGGTGCGCCACACCAAGGGCCCGGCGGCGCTGCGGCTGCGTTGGGCGGGTGGCGTGCTCCGGGTCGGGGCGTGGGACGCGGACCGCACCCCGCCCGCGCCTCCGTTGGGTCTGGCTGCAGATGACGCGGAGGAGGGCCGGGGCCTCAACCTGGTCCGCGCCTGTGCCGGGAACTGGGGTTGGCATCCCCTGACTTCGCATGGCGACCACGGCAAGTACGTGTGGTGCGAACTCGGCGCCGCGTAG